The following proteins are encoded in a genomic region of Pyxicephalus adspersus chromosome 9, UCB_Pads_2.0, whole genome shotgun sequence:
- the PTPMT1 gene encoding phosphatidylglycerophosphatase and protein-tyrosine phosphatase 1, whose translation MRIMSLQSMATRVLFYPTLLYNVVMEKISSRKWYDRIDDTVILGALPFRGMSEKLIEEENVHGVITMNEEYETRLLCHSSQQWEALGVEQLRLSTVDFTGVPTLENLQKGVEFVHRHQEKGHSVYIHCKAGRSRSTTMVAAYLIKRHKWEPDIATTFIANIRPHILIHSKQRQMLEMFYQSLTNSESLGNGG comes from the exons ATGAGAATCATGTCTCTGCAATCGATGGCGACCCGTGTCCTATTTTATCCTACTTTGCTGTATAACGTGGTAATGGAAAAGATCTCTAGCCGGAAGTGGTATGATAGGATCGATGACACGGTCATACTGGGAGCGCTGCCCTTCcgagggatgagtgagaag TTGATTGAGGAAGAGAACGTACATGGGGTCATCACTATGAATGAGGAATATGAGACCAGACTGCTGTGTCACTCTTCTCAG CAGTGGGAAGCCCTTGGTGTGGAGCAGCTGAGACTCAGCACTGTTGACTTCACCGGAGTCCCAACATTGGAGAACTTACAAAAAGGTGTGGAGTTTGTACACCGACACCAGGAAAAGGGTCACAGTGTTTACATCCACTGCAAAGCTGGAAGATCCAGAAGTACCACCATGGTGGCTGCTTACTTAATAAAG aggCACAAATGGGAGCCAGACATTGCCACGACCTTCATAGCAAATATCCGACCCCACATCTTAATCCACAGCAAACAACGTCAAATGCTGGAGATGTTTTACCAATCCCTCACTAACTCAGAATCTTTAGGCAACGGTGGTTGA